The region TTGCTTCTTACACTACTCAACACAGCTTCTCACTCACAACCAGACTAGTTTCCACAGGCCTCTCCAGATCATGTTTTGGGAACTGCTCTCCTTATGCATTGATCCAAATACAGACAAATTGACCCAACTCTTGCCTTGCAGCTGGAAAGAGCAGTGAAAACCAAAACTTGAAAgcttgaaattattttggaaagatCATGTTTGCCTCTGCTTTGGATGATCTAGCTCCACTACCCTTGAATGAAGTCTTGGCAACAAGAACGGAAAGTTTTCATTGCCCTGGGGAATACCCTCTCATACCCTCTCAGCATTCACAGGGATGGAGAAACACCAAAGGCAGGAGAGATGTCAGACAGTTAAGAGGATTAGCTCAGAGATACCATAATCCAAGTGACACTTGTAAATTCAAAACAACTTCCACATGCGTACTCCATACCAACACCCATAGTTAAAATGCCTGTCTCCCCTCCCATGGGGCTGAAAACTTTCAATTGTATTACAGGGACACTAAGGTTATGAGGTCTTTCCAAATTAAGTTACTGTTTGAGGGGGAATGCTTTGCTTCATTGTCGGAATACTATACAAGCCTGAAAAGTCCCCACTGAGAGGCATACCAATTCAGGGACAGGATACACTCCTGATGCACACACATCACTCTTCCCCACCCAGTACCAAAAAGCTAAGTTCTGTGCCTCCTCAGCAGTAGCAAGTCAATATTCCAAATCCCAAATTGGCACTGAagttcttaaaataaaactttactGCCATTGAGCAGCATGGCAAACGCATTTCAGGAAATTTTAAGTCATCTCTCAGTGTCCTCTTTGGAAGCATTTTTCAGCTATAAGCAGCAGTGCTAATACATGCATTTACTCACACAGTAGTGGCTTGAAACAGAGCTCCATCTAGTATGCGCACAGCAGCGTGTGACTGAGGTCTATGAACAGTGACAGCTCCCCTGTCACAGACAGATTGCACTATCTTGGGGGACAGTGGCTGTGAAACTTCATACATCAAAACAATTTTCCATCAGAGTAACAAGGCATCaagtaaggaggaaaaaacatgcACCAAGATGTTCTGATTAGCTGCTGTCTTCAGTTTGCATTTCAGTGGAACACTTTTTTACATAGCATAGCTGCAAACTTGATTAGTTTGGGCTCTGTTTATTCCACATCCTGTTTCTGCCTTCATTTAAGGTCCCAGACCCTGGAATACATATTGACTCAGCCTACTAATCTTGTCTAGTAACCATGCCTTGGATGTGCTATGTGAAAAAGTTATCCCAAATGCACTACCACCAACTTTTTAAACCCAGTGTTAAAATCTTCTGCAGTAGCAAGCACCAGCTCTAGTCCAGGACTTCCGTGTACAAATCAAGGCTGCGCAGACATGAAGCACCTTACAAGCAAATCAGACAACCATAGAGCAAGCTCAATTTCCATCTTTTGCCATCAGCCCCTGGGTCAGTAAGGCCTTGGTCCCCCAGCTTAGATGAGGAGATGCAGGAGATGCAGCCCAAACCCCTCAGCCCTGAGCATCACAGCTCCCCAAAAAAGTCAGTGCTTCACCGGTGCTAGTGAAGAGGTGTTGCATTCACCAAAAATTATTTCCCCAACAAGACAGACAACCCAAAGCTTATGCCACAGACACTGGATGGAGCATTAAGCCTATTTACCTAGATTCAGTCAGTCTGACATGATTCACAGCTATCTGTGCCTGTGATTAACCTATACAGATCCCAGCATGATGCGATCATGACTTAAAGAACTCAAGCTCTCCATGGCAACCAAACCCCAGCTGATGGCATGAGACAAGTTCAGCCTCCACATGCCCATCTCCTAAAAGGGAGCCCAAGGTCCTGCAGGACCAGTGAGACAGCCAGGTAGATGGTCTGCAGCAAAGTAGCACACTCAACTCAGGACACAGCAATTACTCAAAATGACACTTTGGGCAAAGTGTTTTCAGTTGTGCTCAGACCCTGCTCTACTTCCAGGAATCAAGACAGGATTTCAGGTCAAGACACTGTTTTGACAAGAGCTCCTCAAAATTATTAATTCAGCCACAGTTTCAGTAGCATCGTTTGTGCTGCGGTGAAATGGCATTAGAGGAAAAGCTGGCGGAGTGCTGATGAGGCTTTTCAGAGAATGGCTGTATCTAGAGGCTGGAAAACAGTAAATAGTACATTAGCTCTGACTGGCAGTGAAAAAGGCCTGGCTTGCCGGAGATTGCCAGGCAGGAAGCACATGAAGCCCTCCACATGCACATCTGTTTGTGGCAGGGGCATCTTGAGCCATCAGCTGCATTTCAACAAGTTTTTTGTTTAGTAAGTCCCATGGGAATTATGGGACATCTATTAAGGATCCAGAAATAGCTCTTCACTGCAGGCACAAAACCCTGCATGACATCATCTCTTCAGCTGCATCTTCTGTTTTGTCTATGCCACCCTGCTCTGAGACTCATGCCCTGATTTCACCATTCACTTCTGCTCAGGCCCTTTAAATCTGTTTGCTGAACCATCTTCAGGGAACTCAAGAGAGCAGCTTTACATCTCAAATACAGTTATAAAACTGCTTAACACATAAAGGTTTTGAAATCAGCACATGAACTTACAAGCATTTTGCATGTTAACTGGAAAAAGCTATTTCTATGCTGAGAAAGCACATTTTGCAAGTAAAACTGTACAAATTAGTAAGCCTATACAGGCGACCCAGTTATCACCAATATATGATGTTTGCAGTCTGAGTTTTCACATCATTGCTTAAAGAGCAATGACAGCCAGCCCATCAAAGGCCAGGGAGCTCCACTAAGGGGGGTGCACACCTTCAGCTGATGTCTAGACAGACACTGCAGAGCATAAGCAGAGGAAAGGGGGTGGAGGAGGCAGAAGTAAAAAGTCAAGTTTCCTCCATAACCAGCAAGACAGACAGAAGCCCTGAAGTTCAGTGAACTCCACAGGACAGAGGAATCAGATTGCTGAAGTTTATGTTCTGTATGAGTTTGTTTCCTCAGTTTACTTCcaagtaaaggcaaaaatacTTGGAAGCAGTACTGTTGGTAGGACAAGTCTGTCTGCAGCAGGTACTGACTGATGTCCTTTACAGttccagcaaagctgctgcGCCATCTCCTCTGGTCCAGGCAGTTTCATGTCTGCACAGGGTGGCAGAAGCAGCCCCCAGGCTCATAGTTAGGATCATGTGGACCAACTCCCAGGCAGTCCCTGCTCTACACAGCCCAAAGAGGAACATTTGGAACTTCATTTTGCAGTCATCtcaacagtaaaataaatacaagttcTACTAACAGAACAAGAGAAACTTCTGAAACTAAAAGCTTGCCCCTCCCAGTTCTGGCtccactttaatttttttgcctCTCAGAGCCAGCCAAGGGCTGTTACACTCACATCACGAGTGCCCAACTCTGCAGATGAGTCGAGGAAGATGTTGCAGCTTAGAACAACAAGCCTCAGTGTAGGGGCAGTCATGCTCCATTAGCTCTGGCTGGTTTTAAGTTATTGCACTACAGCCCTCAGACTAGCATACAATTTTCCATGTACCGAACTCTCCCCATCAGCAAGATGAAGCACAAAATGCCAAAGTCTGAGGCAGAACAAAGAGCTCACGGTGCTACTTGCAGCAGGTTTGTCCTTGCTGTTGTAAATTGACTTTTCAACCCTTTAAGGATGCTTTCAACTTACCCTGATTTACACTGTGACATTCTCAGCCTAGCAGCCAGAGGACGAAGGCTGGAGCCTGCTCCCCAATCCTCTTTACACTAACCTGATTTAGAGGCACAGCTCCTACACAGCCCACACACCACCAGTGCCCCATCAGGATCTTCCATTTCAATATCTCAACCCTTTCTGACATCAGTCTGGCTTACACGAAGTACCAGGAGGCAGTTCCCAGCCCTTGCAGGCATTTGAGACAAGTCATCTATGACTAGACCACTACAAGAGGAGAGATCCAGGATGCATAAGCCCTGCATAGATATGAGTCGTCAGCATTTATGACACACATCTTCAGGTTCAGATGATCCACTCAAAAGTAAACAGGCCTGTTCCCCAGTTGGCTCAAGCTCACTTATCAAGGTCACTAGCACTTGGGGAAAAACCTTGCTGAAGCAATCATTAGAACAAGCAGGGCACCTACATTCTGCCTCTCACCGGAAAATTTGGACAGGCAAATAGAGGCATCTGACCTGACTGGATTAAGCCTCCTCATATGGCGACCCATAACGACAAGTGAACATCCCACACAGGTTAGTTTAATTGCTTCAGGTTTATAACCATTCTCATTGCTGTACACTCCCCTCTATGGGAAAGAGAGGCCACATGCCTTCCACTAACTCAAGCACTGAAGCACAGCACAGTTATTTCCACACACAGAGGCAATAAACCAAACAACTTGTACTATCCAGATCCAGAATTCTGACCAAAAAAAGCAATGCATCCCCTTTTTCTCCCATGTCTTTGGCTTCTGTTGGAAGCCTCAGCTGTGGCCTGAAGTTCAGTTGATTTCATGCTTCAGTGCACTGTTATTGCCTTGTAGCTCATTTTTCAGATGTAAATATGCAAGCAAACAACAGCACACCTCATTTGAATGCACACTTAGAGCAACTGCCTCTTCGCAGGTTGCATAACATCTGCAAAGGAAGAACCTTGCATTGGGATCTACCACTGAGAGTGATGCACAGACCAGACACAAGGCATCTGCATGTACTCAGCACCTATGTCGGATCTCATCAACAAGTCTTCTGGAagagcaggaaaacacagatCTAGTAGGCTAAGATGCTCAACTCACCCTTTGATTAACTATAAGCTAGGAAACAAAATGGTTATCAAGACTAAAGGATTAAGGCTCAAGCTAGTTTCTAAGACCACCTGCTCACCTCATTAACCTAGAGGTAAATTACATTGTGCACAACTTTCGGAATGAATGCGGCTCATGCCTTCAGGTACTGGTATCTCCACTGACACTTCAAGGCTTCTTTAGGCTGACCCTGGCCTGACTGAATCTCACTGTTAACCctctcaaaggaaaaaacaagaaacagatggaaaaaaatggtaTAAACATGTCCCCCCAGTCTACACAGATCATTGCACGCTGCACTACAAAGAGATCCCAGGGGCCTCTCAGCTCCGTGAGTGGGGAAAATTCTTTAACTGACCTCTCCACCTCCCACTTGAGCCTCTGTGAATGCTGAATGAGTGGGGTCTTCATCAGTTCAGAAACAACCAAATCCTTTCCCAATCTGGTCCGATACCAAGTGATATTGTAGTCAACTGGCTCCTGCCAAACAAGCATTCCAGCCTGTTGACTAGTTCTCACTACAGTAAGACCTGCTATTAGGTCAGGTTCTAGAAAGGAACATTAGACCAGGTTTGCAGTCCAGCCCAGGCAATTCCATAGGGGATTACTGCCTAAGCAGCCAACAAAGCACTTACCTGATACGACAGGCCATCCTTGCGGGGGCTTAGCCCAATCTCATCCATAGCTGGGGTGTTCATCATCACTTCAGTCATTTCAGCTGATCTCAGATAATCAGAGCTAGAAACAAAAGACAGCATTCAAATCAGCCGAGAGGCTCCAGAAAGATAGAGCAAGAGTTAAACAGCACCGGGCAAGAAGCGCAGGCAGAGGAGGCTGCAGGCAGTCTATTTCTGgtcccttccttcctgcctgcctcGGAAGAGAGTGGAAAAAGCTGGTAACgggcagcacagcccctgcccccGGGAGCAGCTCCCCGACTGTCTCCCCAAGAGCACGGCTCAAGAACACCGCGGGAAGCTGGAGCGGCAGCGGGTCACTGCTAACTCCGCTCCCTCCAGCGCTGCCCCCTAAGGGGGAAAGTAAAAAAGCACAGTAAATAAGTGCAAGcgctgggtttttgttttgtttttttttctttaagctagTGTGCTTTAGCTCCTGCTGACTTATTTTACAACCTCAGGGACTTCCACACCAGCGGAGCGCACGACGCCAATTCCACCGCTGTTTTTACAGCCTTAATGGCATTTCCAGCTAGAGAAAGTGAAGTGAATTCCCACAGTTCGCAGTTCCTCTATTGCGGATCATCCCGCTACGGGCCCGGCGTGCGCACCGCCACTAACCAgccccttctccctccctttcGGAAAACCACGTCCCAGGGCTTCACGCCACCGCGCTGCACCGCCTCCCCCCGGGGCACACGCCGCCgcggccggggggcggctggaACCTCAGCAGACGCGCTGGGGCTCCGCTTTAAGCCCCCCACGGCCACAGCAGCTGCCCTCCAGGGCACAGCCTCCCCCCGCCCGCGGCTACGATTTCCCACCCCACTCTCCACCCAACGCGAGAAGCGCCCACTCACCAGGgcaggggacacagcacagacatGAAGTCCCGGCGGAGGCTGCCCCGCGCCCTCGGGAGTGGCGGGAGAGGCACCAGGCGCTGCCCCGCAAGCAGAGCGGCTGAACGGCACCGGAGGACGCTGCGGGACGATGCGCTCGCCGATAGAACCCGAcctcgccgctgccgctgcCTCCCTTCTGAGCCCGGCCAGCGCCGCCGCGCCACCTTAAATGGccccggggggcggggcccgccCCGCGTCCCTGCCCCTCTGTTTGACGTCACCTTTTTCATGAATGGCTTCGGCGCGCGCCGCCTATGgagaagggggtggggggggaagggagggaacaAAGTGGGGACGGGGGGGGCGTTCTGTGATTTCGCCGTCGCAGGGTCTTGCGAGCGAGCGGGCGGGGTGGCGCGcccggctcggctcggctcggctcggttCGGTTCGACCCGGCCTCTCGTGGCCCCGAGGGTTCATTATTTTTCACCCCGGCTGTGCGGCCCGAGGTGGGGTGCGGCCCCCCACAACCCCTCTAAAACCTCCGCTGGCTACCGGCCGGCGCGGGGTCGCACCGAGCATCCCCCGGAGCATCCCCCGGGCCGGGGCTGGGTGTCATCTGCGAGAGGCGAAACCCCCGTCACGGTGGTGGTGGCGGGGGGAGCCCTGGGGCAGGCCGGGGCTCCGCCTGAGCGCGATGCGGCCGCTGCTGCAGGCGGGGAGGGCTCACGGCCCGGAGAAGGGGCAGCAGCCGCCCAGCCCGGCTCCTCTGAGCACCTCCTGTGCCCGGCACCTCCAGCTGGAGTAGCAGCGGAGCAAGAAGCTTCACGAGGGCAAGCTATATTTAGCAAAACGATGTGAATCAATAAGGGTAAAGCACGGGAGGAGAAAGAGGCGAATCCATTTGCTGCCCGGGTAGCACGAGCGCTGTGGGCAGCTATAGATTAAACACAtttcctgctgtcccctctcCACATGAAACTGCTGGAAGGCAAGAAGCACCTTTGGGCAAAAGGCCTGGGCATCCCCAAACCCAGCTGCAGCCCCGAGTGCGTGTCTGGATGGTGCTCCTGTGGCCCCCTGAGGAACGGGCCATTGCTGCAGGGCACGGCTTACAGTCACAGGACGGGCCAGGCCCACCAAGGCTGCTGGGATGCTGAGTGGTTTGGGGGACTGCTCTCCTCTCTCTGTTCTCACCCAGTGTGTGGTATCTTGCTGTACATGGTCGGTAAAGTTTAGTGCAGGTTTTGCTCCACCTGTTGCTTATCCACTCTGCTGGCGAAGTCTAAGCAGCAGCATGGGGCAAGTGTGTAGCTACAAACTTCTCTTGCAGTTACCGTGGTGCAGCTTCAAACACAGATCGTACAGCTGCTGCAACGTTTCATACACATGTCTATGCACGAGCATGTACGCACTAGTTGTCCCGATGTTTAAGTGCTAAGAAGTGCAAGTTCAGTGTTTCTGAAGGGAAGCTTTGCCTTCAGCTCCACTCAGCCAACCTCCAGGCTATATATAAATGTGTACATACATATGTGTACATACATATGTGCACGTGTTTCCTCAGACCAGATAATTTAATCATCTTAGATTCATATATAATGGAAGCGTAAGTGGGTGTTTTACATCAGGCTTCAGCAAGATTAGATTAAAATGAATCACAAGGAGCTGATCTAGCCCCTGCAGACGCATGGAAATTTGGGTGGTTACAGGTGAGTTCCCTGCAAAGGGCCGCTGGTAACCTTCCACGGGCTTAGTAggagggcagcagctgctgggcagaTCTGATGCATCCAGCCCTTTCGCCCCCACCAAGCCTCCCGACAGCAAGGTTTGGAGCCgaggagagaagtaagaataCAAACAAGTCTCCCAAGTGCTGGGGAAACAGCTCCCCTGCATTTCGCTGGCCTGGCCGCTGAGACCCTCTCTCCCTGCTGTGTACACCCAGACAGAGGTGCTCACACTTATTGGCTTTGCTAATTTCTGCCCTAGGAAAACATGAAGACTTGACTTTTTGGAAGACTTTTTTGCAGCTGAGCAGTCTTAAGTCTGTGTCTGATGGTACACGCAATGGCTGGGAGACTACTCCgggagaaggagagaggcaGGGTGCTGCTTCAGGCAGTGTCAATCCATGTCATGAGGTCTCTTAAAATTAACTTTACAGCCTGTCCTGAGTGCCTTCGTGTCCCAGTGTGTGCAGCTGAAATGTGGGACATGAGACGGGGCCATAGCTCAGTTCCCTGGCACGTTTCATCAGAAACACGCTTGCCTGTCTCCCTCAGGTATACACATACTTGCTATGGATTTCCTGGTCTTGtacaaaataaaagccaaaaaaccCCTAGGTGCTTCCAAGTCCTTCTTGCAACAGGCTCACCAGGTTGTCTCTCTAAATGACTTCCTCAGCGGGGTTTGAGGTCCAAGCTTTTCCCCTCCTTGGAAAGCATGTTCCTTTAAATATCTGATTCTTGACAAACCTGAGCCCCCGAAGGAGACCTAGGGACAGGCCTGGGGCTCACCCTCCCCTCCATCCACCCTCCAGGGCTCCCACAGCCAGATCAACTCTTCACCCACATCCTCTGGACACCCATTTTGCTATCCCAGCTGGCATGGGCAGATAGTTTTGTGGTTCCACCCAGATAACagcctttttttggggggtgggggaaacaAACCTGACAAAAATCCCCAGACACGTCCATGCTGAGGGCGTGAATTACTTCGCAGTGACTTGGTGAGAACATCggctccagccccagccagtTCCCATCGGGAGGCCTGGGGATCGGTGCTTTTATTGCTCACTTTGGCTCTAAGCCACCACAAGATTTATTCGTGTGATTAACCATAAGTGCGTTAATAGtccttttgaaagaaaaggcaCACCTCCCATGATTTCCATCAACCACGCTTGGGTGCTTCGCTGGATCAGCTGGCTTAAacccccccacatccccagaaGTGTAATGTTTCTTGCTTGAGGTGTATACCAGGAATGCTGCACCTCTGCCCCTTCCCTTGGGGTGtcacggttgagacggacaaacgacatggaccaagttctttcaagatgaaagtaatggagtggcatttattgctacaagtgcatttttatacaattctatcagttcatgtgtctcttcactattggctacaagttacagcactaacatctcattggttaatttttctatcatccatgttattcttctatccccttctctctcacgggtacatctctcctctctccggatactcctttactcccatccttctcaaggctaaatcttaatatctcaaggctgatctctactctcatattttctgtcaaggattccacagacccactgcagtttcccacattGGGGGAAGTCTTTGTGAAGATATTCATGTATCCCAGGGACAGGAGATGTTTCATAAGCCAGGGGAGGTGTCCTCCGTGCAGAGGAGTTGTCCTGTAATAGCCATGCCTCCTTCTTTGCTTGCCCCAGCCACGTATGAAAAGCTGGGGCTACAgaggcagagcagaaggagctgtTATACACGCATCTGCAGCTCCTACCTTAATAAAAACAAGCTTTCCCTTGTAGATAAGCCTTTATAGCAATGTCTGGACTGAAAGCGAGGGAGTCCCATTAACCCTTGAGCTGCTGCACCACCGCCGTAGAAATCCCTGTGTCCTAGTGATCAGTTTTCATTATGTCCCAGATCCTAAAAGGCCAAATTCTCACTCCTCTCAGGGCTGCAAAGCAAGAGGAGTTTCCTGTCACTTGTGGCCCCACAAACGTGAAGCCGTACATGGGAGGATAGAATAAAATGGGATTAGATCAACGTATTTAATTGCAAATGAGAATGAACCACCGTGCTCTTCCTCTGTTCCAATGACAGGAACAAGATGTAAGCACTTCATAGTGccatttttttacattttgttttcagacagtTCTAGTAAATGGCACCCAACATGCCCTGAGTTCCATGTCTTTCCTCATCTCATGTGCTCACCAGGTCCCTGTTTCACTGCTGCGTGTTTTTATATTAAACACTTGGGACTACCTGGTCACGCAggggcagaagcagcagtgctTGGACTCAGCTGGAGTAAACTGATTTCCAGGGCACTGAACTGACTGAAACCAGATGAGCtctcatggcttttttttttttttttcttcagttaattAATAAATCACTATAATATTTTGGTTTGGGGGAAAGCAGAAACCGATAGAACAAGTGATAAAGCCATTCACTCGTACATTACAAATCAGCAGCCATCTAGCAAGAGCATCACACTGGTGAAGAAGAGACTATCACTGTCCCCATAGAAGACACTTGTGCGTAGCCAGAGCCAAGGAGAAATAAAGTTACTGGAGGGTCATTTCCCCAGGTTTTCCCCTAACCTGCTGGCAGTGTAAGAGTTTTCACTGTATTTCCCTTCAACCATGCAAACATAACCATACTTCTCATCCAGATTCAGATCCAATGGCCAGCGGGGCTAACGGCGTGATAGCCAtggggctgagcatccctgcaGTGCTGACATCCCAGACCCTGTGCAGCTGTACACGCTGCCACCTCCCTTTTGCTGAGGGGGCAAGTAAGGCTGCACGAGGCGACGTGACCGGCACAGGGTCACCCCCAtgtgggagcagagctggctggctCCTGTCTCCCAGTCAGCGTCGCAAATC is a window of Columba livia isolate bColLiv1 breed racing homer chromosome 3, bColLiv1.pat.W.v2, whole genome shotgun sequence DNA encoding:
- the LBH gene encoding protein LBH, with protein sequence MKKVTSNRGAGTRGGPRPPGPFKVARRRWPGSEGRQRQRRGRVLSASASSRSVLRCRSAALLAGQRLVPLPPLPRARGSLRRDFMSVLCPLPCSDYLRSAEMTEVMMNTPAMDEIGLSPRKDGLSYQIFPDPSDFDRYCKLKDRLPSIVVEPTEGDVESGELRWPPEEFLVQEEEEEEEENCEDAKKDNKEQ